In Rana temporaria chromosome 3, aRanTem1.1, whole genome shotgun sequence, a single window of DNA contains:
- the LOC120930681 gene encoding olfactory receptor 1-like: MYEETFDNNRTMISRVILLGFQVSPLFRRILFSLFLIIYCVTMYGNLQTITLVSYSKNLQTPMYTFLTQLSISDILLSSDIVPSLLYVLLSNSGVMSFSSCIAQFYFFILTEIYDTVLLTVMSYDRFMAICNPLMYNTVMSHVFCVQLIVLSWSLSIFVSLIEFITVYNLWFCGPNIIDHFFCDMEPLLDLSCSDISMVQIEMIIFSIPMIIFPFGFITISYIKIIYSILRISSTTGRQKAFSTCSSHLAVVSIFYGTLFFTYVLPTRGQPWDLSKIVSLLYTVFTPLINPIIYSLRNKDIKSALVKFVHSFHSNFLSK, translated from the exons ATGTATGAG GAAACATTTGACAACAATCGGACTATGATCAGCAGAGTCATACTCTTGGGATTTCAGGTGTCTCCTCTCTTCCGAAGGATCCTCTTTAGTTTGTTTCTCATAATATATTGTGTGACGATGTATGGAAACCTCCAGACCATCACACTGGTGTCCTACAGCAAGAACCTCCAAACTCCAATGTATACCTTCCTCACCCAACTCTCCATATCAGACATACTTCTGAGTTCAGATATTGTACCTAGCTTGCTCTATGTTCTACTAAGTAATAGTGGTGTCATGTCCTTTTCCAGCTGTATAGCtcaattttatttctttatattgacAGAAATCTATGACACAGTTCTCCTTACTGTGATGTCATATGATCGATTTATGGCTATCTGTAACCCTCTAATGTATAACACTGTGATGAGCCATGTTTTCTGTGTGCAATTGATTGTTCTATCATGGTCACTGAGCATTTTTGTTTCACTGATTGAATTCATAACAGTGTACAATTTATGGTTCTGTGGACCAAACATTATTGACCATTTTTTCTGTGATATGGAACCTCTTTTGGACCTTTCTTGTTCGGACATATCCATGGTTCAGATAGAAATGATAATCTTCTCTATTCCCATGATCATATTTCCATTTGGCTTTATTACCATATCTTACATTAAAATTATTTACAGCATTCTAAGAATTTCATCGACTACAGGCAGGCAGAAAGCCTTCTCAACTTGCAGTTCTCACTTGGCTGTGGTCTCTATTTTTTATGGAACGCTGTTCTTTACTTATGTACTGCCCACAAGAGGACAACCATGGGACCTGAGCAAAATTGTATCACTTTTGTACACTGTTTTCACTCCATTGATAAATCCAATTATCTATAGTTTGAGAAATAAAGATATTAAGTCAGCCTTAGTAAAATTTGTTCACAGCTTCCACTCAAATTTTCTTTCAAAGTAA